The following DNA comes from Chitinivibrionales bacterium.
GGCTTGCCCGGAGAGTTGAATATGGGACATGTCAAGCAGGGAGCTATTGAAGCTTCAAATGTGCAGATTGTCGAAGAAATGGTAAATATGATAAACGCTCAAAGGGCCTTCGAGATTGTCTCAAAGTCGATTCAGGTCTCAGAAGAAATGCTTCAGGTCACCAACAATCTCAAGAGATAATTCATGACTGTTCGGGGAGCATTGTTACTTTCCTTGGTTTGCTTTTGCCTGAGTACCGAATCCTGGTCCGGGCAACGAGTTACTCTCCGTTTTTATGATTCGGTGATGGTTTCGGGAACAAAAATCACCTGTGGAGATGCTGCGGTTATTGTCGCCGATAATCGGGAAACAGCAAACAAGCTGAAACAGACCGTTATCGGTGAATCTGCTCCTCCGGGCTACAGCAGATATCTGAACCCGGCAGATATTGTCAAATACAAGATTTCACCAGTCTGGCCTTCACTCGATTTTATCCTGCCCGCGTCACGAAGGATCCGTGTGTTTACCGATTGTGTGGAAAAGAGAATTACCGACTTTGAAAAAGAAATTGCCGGTTTCATTAAAAAGTCTACACGATGGAATGAAAAGGATTATACGCTCGAGATCCATAATCCCGACCATAAATTCAGGCTCTATCCCGGCCCCTGGTCGGTCTCATTTGATAAACTCGAAACGTTCTATCCCAAAGGACCGCTACGGCTAACAATGCTTATCGAGCAAGCTCATACAACACGCGTTTCTGTTGGCTGCAAAATCAATGTGGAAACTGCTGTTGTGACGGCAAAGGAAAATGTCCGGAGAGGTGAAGAGCTTGGGAGCCACAACTGCGAAATTATAAAGCAGGACATCACCGGCTACCGGTATTTCTGTTATTCTGATCTGAATGCAATTTCCGGCAAAACAGCATCCCGGTCTCTCTCACAGGGAACGATTATCAACGACAAAAACTGTGAATCTGTCCCTGCGATAAAAAAAGGTGATCTGGTATCGATTGTGCTGTCCGAGGGAGCGGTTTCGGTTTCTGTTGATGGCCGGGCTCGTGAAGACGGCTACGTGGGTGATAGGATATGGGTCCAAAATATCGGATCCAATCGGTTGTTACGCGTTGAAATCCTCACCGAAAACAAGGTGGGACTTATTCGAAAAGGGGAGAAGAATATATGATGTCACGCTTTAGAAAAACTGCTACATTTCTTTTAATTGCAGCATGTTATCTTTGCAGGGCAAATTCTATTTACAGTCTCTACACCGATCATCGGGCAATGAAAGTCGATGATATTCTGACGGTTATCATTGTGGAGGAAGCGAAAGCCGGGAGTCAGAGCGGGACAAAAACAAGCAAGTCAAATTCTGTTGGCGCCCAGAGCAATGGTGGTTCGGGGCTTTTAGATTTTTTACCCTCTTTCGGAACATCCGCGGGAACCAATGTCGACTATGACGGCAAGGGCGGGACCACGCGTCAGGGAAGTCTGGTTGCAAAGATATCGGCCCGGGTTACCAAGGTGCTTGATAATGGCAATCTTGTCATTGACGGCAGCAAGGTTGTGGAAATTAACAACGAAAAAGAAATCATCAAGCTGTCGGGAATTATTCGTCCTCAGGATATCGAAACCGATAATATCATTTATTCTTATAATGTTGCCGATGCGAAGATAAATTATTCCGGCAAAGGGGTAAACACGACCGCCAGGCGTCCCGGATTGATCGCCCGATTTTTCAACTGGATATTCTAATCTATAGAAAGAGAAAGAGATATGAAAAGCTCTTTTTTCACTGTACCGGCGTTGTTATGCATTCTGATGGTAGTTCCCGGGCTCATCAACGGCCAGCAACGAGTAAGGGTAAAAGATGTTTCTGTTGTTGATGGTCTCGAGGATTTGCAGCTCTACGGGTATGGCCTGGTTGTCGGTCTCAACGGCACCGGAGATCGTCAGCAGACAATATTTACCAACCAGACAGTCATTAATATGCTGAAAAACATGGGGATAGAGCTTCCGGACAAATACATGCGGCTTCGGAATGTGGCAGCAGTGATCGTCACCGGGACATTGAAACCCTTTCTGAAACGGGGCACCCGGTTTGATATCACGGTATCATCGCTCGGTGATGCTACCAGTTTGGAGGGGGGAACCCTTATCATGACGCCGCTTCTTGGCCCTGATGGTGTCATTTATGCTTCAGCCCAGGGGCCACTGGCCACCGGTGGATACGATGTCCGCAACAGGGGACTGGTGCATGTCAAGAAAAATCATACACTTGTTGGGCGGATCCCCGACGGCGCCCTTGTTCAACGCCAATATGAACTGGAACCGCTCCGGGCCGCTGAAATATCGATTTCACTGAATACACCAGATTTTTCCTCAGCTTCAGCCATGGCAAAGGCGATCAATGCCCGGTTTGAAGAGACCACAAATTCGAATATCGCCAAAGCTGTTGACGCCGCAACCGTGGCGCTCGATTACAGCCTGATCACTCGAGATACCATTCGAAACAAGATGAATCTCGTTGAATTTATTTCAGCTGTGGAAAATGTCGAATTCGGTGTTTCCTCTCACGCCCGGGTAGTAGTCAATGAACGGACCGGTACAATTGTGGCCGGTTCAGCAGTAAAAATCTCAGAAATCGCTGTCACCCATGGGTCGATTAAAGTGGAAATCGTGAATAAGCCCGAAGTTGTTCAGCCGCAACCCTTTTCGATGGGACAGACAGCCATTATTCCCGAACCGGAAGTCGTTGTTGATGAAAAGGATGCCGAACTGGTGGTTTTAGACGGCACGACGACAGTCTCCGACTTGGCCCATGCCCTTAATTCACTGGGCGTTGCACCCCGTGATGTCATCTCGATTTTTCAGGCAATCAAACAGGCCGGCGCGCTGCATGGAGAGCTGATAATTTTGTAAAAGATGAGAAAAAGGACAAAGGTCGAAAGCTTCTACCTATAAAAATAACAAGCGCTTGTGAATGCGTATGTTTTGGAGTCGTCCTCCTTTTTGCACTCGGCTTCGGCACGAAGGTATCCCCTTGAGGAGGGTAAACCGGTTATTGCAATTTTCTCGGTGAATTCCCAGGGAAAGTTAGCGCATTTTCGATGAAATACTGTTTTTTCGCTCCCATCGGGGGCATATTCGCCGCAAAAGAGTCGAATCTCTTCGGGCTTGCCAAACTCATAAGTGCTTTTCATTACAAGGTATAATGAGCTGTAATCGAGCTTCGTTTCGTTGTTGGAAATGAGGGTGTCCTTTTCATCGGGTGAACTTCCGAGCCCAAGATAGGGGCCGTTGGTAACAAAGGTTCGCCCTTCTTTGATAGCGTTAACCAGCTCCAGGGTGGAGACAACTTTTCCGTATGTGCCTGTTTTAGCATAGCCTAAGTACCGTTCGAACATCTCTTTTACCAGAAGAAAGGGGATTCCAAGATACCGGTACCGGTTAAAATCGCCGTGGGCATCATTGCCGGCGATCAACGGAATTCTTAATCCCTGCTGTAATTTTTTTATCCATAAGGCTTTAGACCGTTCCCATGACACGGTAAACCCGGTATTGACTCCCTGTATACCGTCGAGATTCGCCTCTAAATCTTCAGAATTCCATATGCCCCGATGGAGAAAGATCTTTTGGAGTCGCCCCGGCTTCGCCCCGATATGCGCAGCAACTGCCGCACCGTTCTGATCATGAATAGCGTTCACGGCTTCATGTATCGATAATTCTTTTGTATGCAAAACGTTACGGCGGGCCCCGTCGCTGGAGCCGGGAATAAAATCGGAAAGGCCCAGGCCGCAAAGATGGACTACGTTCTTTCTTGAATTCAGGCATGAAATCTCTTCACCTAAAACAATGAGTGTTTTAAACTTACGCGTTTTGATTTCCCTGGAGAGTTCGCTCCATCGCTGCAAGGCTGGATCCTGCTCCAGATAATTATCCATCCTGCAGGCAATATCATAGGAATGATCGGTAATTCCAATAAAATCAATGCCCGAAGCATGGCCGAGCCTGTCGATTGCGGCAACCGGCGGTCCGAATTCAACATGACTCTGAGAAAACTGAGAATGGACATGGAGATCTCCATAGGAACAGTTGTCAGAACCGGGCAGGGGAGTGTCGGATACCCGGCAAATGAGCGGTGTTTTTGATGAAGTTATAAGATTATCATTAATAACCGGATAGGTTCTTTTTCTTTTCCCTTTCCGGACTTCGGCTTTGCCGTTGACATAAATGGTGGTGTTTTTCAGGCGACTCCGTGGAATTTCAAAGAGATAGACCTTGCTTCTCCAGGACATCGGGTGGTCGATCAGGTGGTTGCCGGGACTTTCAAATTTAACCGTAAACGGCCTTTCCGATTTGCTTGAGACACTGAGTGTAACTTCGGTAATATCAACAGGAAAGCGATCAATATCATTGATCAGCAACATGACCGGAAGGTCGTGGCCCGGATCGAGCCGTGCTGGCATATCGAACAGTATTTCCGGCGATCTTCTATAAAGAAAGTTAGGAAAAAACCTGAAAAACCGGAAATGGGTCTCGGCATAGAGAAAGAGAAAGGGCACAAAGGGTAGTGTACTTTCCGGCCCGGGCAATTGAAGGAGTTCTGGGATCATTGGCCTCGAGATTCAACCATTGTTTTTCTTTCTACGGATGTTCCTCAACGATTATAGAATATATTTTATGGTGGCATAGAACAATAATGATAAACGTAAGCGAAGGGTACTCAAATGAGTTATAATGTACGGGATTTTGGTGCTGTCGGTGACGGCATGGTGTGCGATCAAAAGGCGCTTCAAACCGCCATGGACAGGGCGTCGGAGGATGGCGGCGGGACAGTTGTTGTTCCCGGCGGCATGTATAAATCGGGTATGCTGCGCCTTCGCTCAAATATCACCCTTCACTTAGAATCCGGTGCGCGAATAGAGGCGGATGACAACCAGTCGCTGTATCCGGTTTTAGGGCCGACCCCCTTTGGAAACCTTCCCGGGCACATACAGGCACTCCTGTATGCCGCGGAGGTTGAGAATGTTTCCATTACCGGTCAGGGAACGATCGACGGTAACGGCAACAGTGAGTTGTGGGGGGAGATGTCCAAAGATGCAACATTTCGCCCGGCATTGGTCTTTTTCGATTCATGCCGAAACGTAACGTTCACCAATGTCAGCCTGTTCTATTCTCAATACTGGACTCTTCATCTCAAGCATTGTACCGATGTTGTTCTTTCGGGCCTCAGAATCACCTCTCATCCACGGAGGATTAACGCCGACGGAATCGATCCTGACGGCTGCAGAAATGTCTGTATCAGCGATTGCATTGTGGATACCGGTGATGACAGCCTGGTGTTTAAGAGCACCGAGGGTGAGCCGTGTGAAAACATCACCGTTTCCAACTGCATACTCCGCTCGAGTTGCCAGGCCATCAAATTCGGCACCGAAAGCAAGGGGCCGATCCGAAATATCACAATTTCGAACTGCATAATCAGAGACTCGGAACGGGCGCTTACCATGTTTTTAAAAGATAATGGTCCTTACGAAAACATCATACTTTCAAATATTATTGCCGAAGCACGAAACGAGCTGCCCTTTATGATCGATATTGCCCCCCGCGATCCGGAAACATCGAACCCTCAAAGCATTCGTTCGGTATTTTTTGATACCATTCAGTTCACGGGCCCCGGAAGAATGCTTATCGAGGGGACGCCGGAAAACAGGATCGAAAATCTTTCCATTAAAAATCTTCGTTGGAATATCACTGGTGAAAAACTGGATTTATCATCCCATATAAAAACTGCCGGGACCGCCCGAGCAGCGTCGGATCCGGAGGCCGAGAATTACCTTGCCAACCCCTTTCATTTGATTGCCGTGCATGTAACGGGGTTCTCCCTCCAAAATGTTCAAATCATTGACACCAGGGCATCAGACGAAGCAGACAGGGGAATGTTTTATCTGAAAAGAGTTGATACCGGAACAATCGAAAATGTTTCTTTGAGCGCAATGCCTTCAAATATGCCCGAAAAAGAAATTCATGAATGCAGGAAACTGCAAATGAAATAAGAATGGGGGAATGGAGTATTGGGAGTTTCGGGGAGCAAGAAACATTACCTTGTTGTCACGCTGTCATCCCACCACCCCAACGCTTCTCAATTCCTGTCTCGCTCGCTGAACAGGAAATCGTAGGATGGAAGATTTTCGGGACGGTCGACATCGGCTTTAATCTTGATTAGTTTGTCGACATTATCGTGAAAGCAGTCGACCAGGTCGGGATCGAATTGCCTTCCACTGTTTTCGCGGATAATATCAACCGCCACTTCAATAGGGTAGGCGTCTTTATGAGGACGGGGTGAGGTAAGCGCATCGAAGGCGTCCATTAGCCCGACAATCCTTCCAACCAGGGGGATTTTTTTCTTTTTTAATCCAACAGGATACCCATTGCCATTCCATTGTTCATGGTGGGTAAGTGCTATCCGACGGGCATAATTCAGGATTTCCGAGTCTGAATCGGCCAGCATATTGCCGCCGGTGACCGTATGAAACCTGATTATTGCAAATTCTTCAACGGTAAGTCGCCCTTTTTTCATAAGAATTTCATTTGGGATGGCGACCTTGCCGATATCATGCATCGGTGCGGCGAGTTCGATTGCAGAAATCTCATCATTGGAAAAGCCGGCTGCACGAGCAAGTGCTCCGCTGTATTTGCTGATACGTTTGATATGGTCATAAACACTCTTATCTCTGTATTCACTTGCAACTGCAAGCTTGAATATTGTTAAGGCATAGGAAGCAGCCAGCTCGGCATTCTCTGATTTCAGCATTTCCAGTTCGCTTGTGGCACTTTTTAAAGATTTGTCGAGAATTTGGTTCTGATGAGTGAGTTCATTAATCCGGCGCCGTAATTCGAAGAGTTCATCATTTTTGTTTTTTTGAGGTGGGGGTGAAGATGATTTCGAAACGGGTGAGGTTGATGGCTTATTTTTAGGAGCCGCCTTGCGGATCGGTGTTTTCTTTGACGGGTTTTTGCGTGAAGGCATAAATCCCTACTTCATATATGGCTATTCTTTTTTTGAATCTTATCATTATGGAAGTCTGAAAGCAAGCAGATTTTGTGATAAAACAACCATTACCTATTTTAAAACTTCTCTTGATAAAAATTAAATTGTTAATTCTGCCACAAAGGGGAGATTGCTCATGGCACAACCTTCAATAATCAACGCCTACCTTCTCGAAAACAACATTCGGATACAAAACAATCCCGCCGTATCACCCGACCTCGTGTTGGATTTTAAAGGTCTGGTTGAAGAAATCGCCGAAGAAAAAGCTGCTCTTCTTAAATTAAAAGACAATTCCAAAGCTGACGCTGTTTCACAGGGGCTGAAAAAACTGATTCTCTGGCCGAAATCGAAATTCGAGGTGGGAAACACAACTTTTTATCTGATCGAATCAAAAGCTACCGGTGATTCATCAC
Coding sequences within:
- the flgA gene encoding flagellar basal body P-ring formation protein FlgA yields the protein MTVRGALLLSLVCFCLSTESWSGQRVTLRFYDSVMVSGTKITCGDAAVIVADNRETANKLKQTVIGESAPPGYSRYLNPADIVKYKISPVWPSLDFILPASRRIRVFTDCVEKRITDFEKEIAGFIKKSTRWNEKDYTLEIHNPDHKFRLYPGPWSVSFDKLETFYPKGPLRLTMLIEQAHTTRVSVGCKINVETAVVTAKENVRRGEELGSHNCEIIKQDITGYRYFCYSDLNAISGKTASRSLSQGTIINDKNCESVPAIKKGDLVSIVLSEGAVSVSVDGRAREDGYVGDRIWVQNIGSNRLLRVEILTENKVGLIRKGEKNI
- a CDS encoding flagellar basal body L-ring protein FlgH; amino-acid sequence: MMSRFRKTATFLLIAACYLCRANSIYSLYTDHRAMKVDDILTVIIVEEAKAGSQSGTKTSKSNSVGAQSNGGSGLLDFLPSFGTSAGTNVDYDGKGGTTRQGSLVAKISARVTKVLDNGNLVIDGSKVVEINNEKEIIKLSGIIRPQDIETDNIIYSYNVADAKINYSGKGVNTTARRPGLIARFFNWIF
- the flgI gene encoding flagellar basal body P-ring protein FlgI, producing MVVPGLINGQQRVRVKDVSVVDGLEDLQLYGYGLVVGLNGTGDRQQTIFTNQTVINMLKNMGIELPDKYMRLRNVAAVIVTGTLKPFLKRGTRFDITVSSLGDATSLEGGTLIMTPLLGPDGVIYASAQGPLATGGYDVRNRGLVHVKKNHTLVGRIPDGALVQRQYELEPLRAAEISISLNTPDFSSASAMAKAINARFEETTNSNIAKAVDAATVALDYSLITRDTIRNKMNLVEFISAVENVEFGVSSHARVVVNERTGTIVAGSAVKISEIAVTHGSIKVEIVNKPEVVQPQPFSMGQTAIIPEPEVVVDEKDAELVVLDGTTTVSDLAHALNSLGVAPRDVISIFQAIKQAGALHGELIIL
- a CDS encoding HD domain-containing protein; this encodes MPSRKNPSKKTPIRKAAPKNKPSTSPVSKSSSPPPQKNKNDELFELRRRINELTHQNQILDKSLKSATSELEMLKSENAELAASYALTIFKLAVASEYRDKSVYDHIKRISKYSGALARAAGFSNDEISAIELAAPMHDIGKVAIPNEILMKKGRLTVEEFAIIRFHTVTGGNMLADSDSEILNYARRIALTHHEQWNGNGYPVGLKKKKIPLVGRIVGLMDAFDALTSPRPHKDAYPIEVAVDIIRENSGRQFDPDLVDCFHDNVDKLIKIKADVDRPENLPSYDFLFSERDRN